The following proteins come from a genomic window of Salvia hispanica cultivar TCC Black 2014 chromosome 4, UniMelb_Shisp_WGS_1.0, whole genome shotgun sequence:
- the LOC125223184 gene encoding outer envelope protein 64, mitochondrial — protein sequence MPNLSKLNASNPKVWVVIGVGLAGVLILAEVHRRRLNAKSSASEDFGAFVERFELLPHPQPPPPAARLPLSGLTFAISDNFDVKGYITGYGSADWKRTHEATSNTAEAVKTLLRSGATCVGKTVMDQLGFGIIGENKNYGTPINPQNPSSVPGGSSSGSAVAVAAQIVDFALGIDSVGCIRVPAAFCGIFGFRPSHGLVSTVGVLPNSQSLDTIGWFASDPSMLHRVGHALLRLSPLEPKRTRHIIIADDLFQLSKVPLHKTVSVVSKAIEKLSGYGKPKHIQFGQFIASNVPSLELFFEESSNKQTAATLRALSSAMLLLQRHEFKINHEEWVKSIKPKLGPDISNRVLAAINTTQENVKSLYKVKVEIRAALRSLLKDNGILIIPTVCDPPPKLNSKKSLLAEFHDRTYALLGITSMSGGCQAAIPLGIHDDSPVSISLVASHGTDKFLLDTVLDMYSSLQQEVGIISSSSPLPDTNSNMDTAELLKEKGNAAYKGKQWNKAVNFYTEAIKLNDANAAYYSNRAAAYLELGCYQQAEEDCSKAISLDKKYVKAYLRRGTAKESLLFYKEAAEDFKHALVLEPQNKVASQAEKRLRKLIG from the exons ATGCCTAATTTGTCGAAGCTAAATGCGTCGAATCCGAAGGTGTGGGTGGTGATCGGCGTGGGCCTCGCCGGAGTTTTGATCCTCGCCGAGGTCCATCGCCGCCGCCTCAACGCCAAGAGCAGCGCTAGTGAAGATTTCGGAGCTTTCGTTGAGCGATTCGAGCTTCTTCCACATCCTCAGCCTCCTCCGCCTGCTGCTCGCCTTCCGCTCTCTGGTCTCACCTTCGCTATCAGTGATAA CTTTGATGTGAAGGGCTACATAACGGGGTATGGAAGTGCGGATTGGAAGAGGACACATGAGGCAACATCGAATACTGCTGAAGCGGTGAAGACACTGCTGAGAAGTGGGGCAACCTGTGTAGGAAAGACAGTCATGGATCAGCTTGGCTTTGG GATAATAGGGGAAAACAAAAACTATGGAACTCCAATCAACCCTCAAAATCCATCTTCTGTTCCTGGAGGTTCATCTAGTGGATCTGCAGTGGCTGTTGCCGCCCAAATTGTAGATTTTGCTCTAG GCATCGATTCAGTTGGCTGTATAAGAGTACCAGCAGCATTTTGTGGTATCTTTGGATTCAGGCCATCTCATGGACTCGTGTCTACAGTTGGTGTCTTGCCAAATTCCCAGAGTTTGGATACTATTG GATGGTTTGCATCTGATCCATCCATGTTGCATCGTGTGGGACATGCTCTTCTACGGCTAAGTCCACTTGAACCTAAAAGGACCCGACACATAATAATAGCTGATGACCTTTTCCAGTTGTCAAAGGTTCCCCTTCATAAGACTGTCTCTGTCGTGAGCAAAGCAATTGAGAAGTTATCTGGCT ATGGGAAACCTAAACATATTCAATTTGGTCAGTTCATTGCATCAAATGTCCCTAGCCTGGAACTCTTCTTTGAAGAATCGTCAAACAAGCAAACTGCAGCTACATTAAGAGCATTGTCTTCAGCAATGCTACTGTTGCAAAG ACATGAGTTCAAAATCAATCATGAAGAGTGGGTTAAATCCATCAAGCCGAAACTGGGCCCTGATATCTCTAATCGTGTTTTGGCAGCAATAAACACGACCCAAGAGAATGTAAAAAGTCTGTATAAAGTTAAAGTAGAAATACGAGCAGCTCTACGGAGCCTTTTGAAG GATAATGGGATATTAATAATTCCCACAGTGTGTGATCCCCCGCCCAAGCTAAATTCCAAAAAGAGTCTCCTTGCTGAGTTCCATGACAGAACATATGCTTTGTTGGGAATAACAAGTATGTCTGGAGGTTGTCAG gCAGCGATTCCACTTGGGATACATGATGACTCTCCGGTTTCTATATCACTTGTTGCATCACATGGGACTGATAAATTCCTACTTGATACTGTCTTGGATATGTATTCCTCTCTTCAACAAGAAGTCGGCATCATATCCAGTTCCTCTCCACTCCCTGATACCAACAGTAACATGGATACTGCCGAACTTCTTAAAGAAAAG GGTAATGCTGCATACAAAGGGAAACAGTGGAATAAGGCTGTCAATTTTTATACCGAGGCAATCAAATTGAATGATGCAAATGCTGCCTACTATTCCAATCGGGCAGCTGCTTATTTGGAGTTGGGATG TTACCAGCAAGCTGAAGAAGACTGTAGCAAAGCAATATCTTTGGATAAAAAG TACGTGAAGGCTTATTTGAGACGAGGGACTGCTAAAGAATCACTGCTTTTCTACAAAGAAGCTGCTGAAG ACTTCAAGCATGCACTCGTTCTGGAACCACAAAACAAGGTCGCGAGCCAAGCGGAAAAGAGgctaagaaaattaattggtTGA
- the LOC125223185 gene encoding uncharacterized hydrolase YugF-like, which produces MARCLSLTGSADFLYRSFFSYSGLRSMKTDLQDGTVMHCWVPKSHKAAKPSLLLVHGFGANAMWQYGDLLHHLMPRYNIYVPDLLFFGESWTQRPDRSEAFQARCLMRLMEAHGVRRLSLVGISYGGFVSYSMAAQFPEAVEKVVLCCSGVCLEEKDLREGFFEVADLDEVAGILMPQTPEKLRELIKFAFAKPVSGVPSCFLSDYIDVFCTEFITQKKELIRALTADRKLDKIPKIEQPTLILWGEQDKIFPLELGYRLQRHIGDNAKIEVIKNAGHALNIEKPREFAKHLKAFLIDTNSTPRSMSSSALSLNWSWSWNSSSSSDSNSSTTSYPYSLSYLRQKSLFWAGTSPRPSTSQIQGSDPSPGQSQGPSRSLSTSQILGPDLSPCQIQGPSPSQSPIEIPSPSESPSQSPRKISSPSKIPGPGPSPSQIPGPGQGPT; this is translated from the exons ATGGCCCGTTGCCTGAGCCTGACCGGGTCGGCGGACTTCCTCTACCGGAGCTTCTTCTCGTACTCGGGGCTCCGGTCGATGAAGACCGACCTCCAAGATGGCACGGTGATGCACTGCTGGGTGCCGAAGAGCCACAAGGCGGCGAAGCCGAGCCTCCTCCTCGTGCACGGGTTCGGCGCCAACGCGATGTGGCAGTACGGCGACCTCCTCCACCACCTGATGCCGCGATACAACATCTACGTCCCCGACCTCCTCTTCTTCGGGGAGTCGTGGACGCAGAGGCCCGACCGCTCCGAGGCCTTCCAGGCGCGCTGCCTCATGCGCCTCATGGAGGCGCACGGGGTGCGGCGCCTGAGCCTCGTCGGGATCAGCTACGGCGGCTTCGTCAGCTACAGCATGGCGGCGCAGTTCCCCGAGGCGGTGGAGAAGGTGGTGCTGTGCTGCTCCGGCGTGTGCCTGGAGGAGAAGGATCTCAGGGAGGGGTTTTTCGAGGTCGCCGATTTGGATGAGGTGGCTGGCATTCTCATGCCGCAGACGCCGGAGAAGCTCAGGGAGTTGATCAAGTTTGCCTTTGCCAAGCCGGTCAGCGGCGTCCCTTCGTGCTTCCTCTCCGATTATATCGAC GTTTTCTGTACAGAATTTATTACTCAAAAAAAGGAACTAATTCGTGCATTAACTGCCGACAGAAAGCTCGATAAAATTCCCAAGATAGAACAG CCAACGTTGATTTTATGGGGAGAGCAAGACAAAATCTTCCCTCTGGAATTGGGATACAGGCTCCAAAG gCACATAGGTGACAATGCAAAAATAGAAGTGATAAAGAATGCTGGACATGCTTTGAACATTGAGAAACCAAGGGAGTTTGCTAAGCATTTGAAAGCATTTCTAATCGACACTAATTCGACCCCAAGATCAATGTCGAGTTCGGCACTGAGCCTGAATTGGAGTTGGAGTTGGAACTCGAGCTCGAGTTCTGATTCGAATTCGAGTACAACCAGTTACCCTTACTCTCTTTCATATCTGCGACAGAAGAGTTTATTCTGGGCCGGCACAAGCCCAAGGCCAAGCACAAGCCAAATTCAAGGCTCGGACCCAAGCCCAGGCCAAAGCCAAGGCCCAAGTCGAAGTCTAAGCACAAGCCAAATTCTAGGCCCAGACCTAAGCCCATGCCAAATCCAAGGCCCAAGCCCAAGTCAAAGCCCAATTGAAATCCCGAGCCCAAGTGAAAGCCCAAGCCAAAGCCCAAGAAAAATCTCAAGCCCAAGTAAAATCCCAGGCCCAGGTCCAAGCCCAAGCCAAATCCCGGGCCCAGGCCAAGGGCCAACTTGA
- the LOC125218923 gene encoding uncharacterized protein LOC125218923, giving the protein MENSSSTIASLLLRKLLTSIFLHSDDHHHKLLHLLRRFLASSLLFLLALFSSKSTPPADDPSSSSGLSRALSQLLQLMSDIPVSSRKYELIRSLAEKIIDDNSAELAEVNSAVLSAAFERSVARLEAAMAAGGEAAAAESGGRRWMVVRRCVRAGWRLAKKGRGRGGGWSAEKVAAEVLWLAEKMAASGCAEEAVWRWASAGKVAWLALSTEPRLQGSLVKVSAFLIRQAKELSKGEDEQKIRATKMKMLMSWLPLLCSANNGTDAPVLSMVERAEVERILEEVIWTLSEEEQEMVLSLWLHHFTYCPSSDWPNLRSCYTRWCNASRASLLKHHTLHT; this is encoded by the exons atggaaaattcatCATCCACCATAGCTTCTCTCCTCCTCAGAAAACTCCTAACTTCAATCTTCCTCCACTCCGACGACCACCACCACAAgctcctccacctcctccgccGCTTCCTCGCCTCCtccctcctcttcctcctcgccCTCTTCTCCTCCAAATCCACCCCTCCCGCCGACGATCCTTCCTCCTCCTCGGGCCTCTCCAGGGCTCTCTCGCAGCTCCTGCAGCTCATGAGCGATATCCCGGTGAGCTCGAGAAAGTACGAGCTCATCCGGTCGCTCGCGGAGAAGATCATCGACGACAACTCGGCCGAGCTGGCGGAGGTCAACTCCGCCGTGCTGTCGGCCGCGTTCGAGAGGTCGGTGGCGCGGCTGGAGGCGGCCATGGCGGCGGGAggggaggcggcggcggcggagagtGGGGGGAGGAGGTGGATGGTGGTGAGGCGGTGTGTGAGGGCGGGGTGGAGGCTGGCGAAGAaggggagggggaggggagGGGGGTGGTCGGCGGAGAAGGTGGCGGCGGAGGTGCTGTGGCTGGCGGAGAAGATGGCGGCGTCGGGGTGCGCGGAGGAGGCCGTGTGGAGGTGGGCGTCCGCCGGGAAGGTGGCGTGGCTGGCCCTGTCGACCGAGCCGCGCCTCCAGGGCTCATTGGTCAAGGTCTCAG CATTCTTGATCAGACAAGCAAAAGAATTGAGCAAGGGAGAAGATGAACAAAAAATTAGAGCAACGAAGATGAAGATGCTCATGTCGTGGCTTCCCCTGTTGTGCAGCGCCAACAATGGCACGGATGCACCCGTGCTGAGCATGGTGGAGAGGGCGGAGGTCGAGAGAATATTGGAAGAGGTGATATGGACGTTGTCGGAGGAGGAGCAGGAGATGGTGTTGTCCCTTTGGTTGCACCACTTCACCTACTGCCCCTCCTCCGACTGGCCCAATCTACGCTCTTGCTACACCCGATGGTGTAACGCCTCCCGAGCTTCCCTCCTTAAGCATCATACGTTACATACATAA
- the LOC125218292 gene encoding metacaspase-1-like yields MEEALTCKKCKQTSSLPPSAQRIRCLGCQTLLSLSTTADAARSTTQELRLDLSKKKTEAKDLCSSLRRKLPFSTTTPPLPPQNTPFASLHSEPRPGRRALLCGVSYKKQKHELKGTALDVKKMKLLLESFRFPQESVLVLMEEGGFLPPTRENIEEGLRWLVRGIRPGDSLVFFFSGHGKRQREEVAGDEIDGFDETICPVDFEEKGMIVDNFINRTIVRPLVPGVTLHAIIESCHSGTILDLPHVCNARGEWEDNSPPSGAYKGTKGGKAICFSACEDYQLAADTTLLSSDREMTGAMTITFIKAIKESQERKEKISYKGIMDSMHNSIKEAGKSGGIFAGIRRRFHRRILQDPLLSSTEEFDTSSEFNL; encoded by the exons ATGGAAGAAGCCCTCACCTGCAAAAAATGCAAGCAAACATCCTCCCTCCCTCCCTCCGCCCAGCGCATCCGCTGCCTCGGCTGCCAAACcctcctctccctctccaCCACCGCCGACGCCGCCCGCTCCACCACCCAAGAACTCCGCCTCGACCTCTCCAAGAAAAAAACCGAAGCAAAGGACCTCTGCAGCAGCCTCCGCCGCAAACTCCCCTTCTCCACCACcacgccgccgctgccgccgcaAAACACCCCTTTCGCCTCCCTCCACAGCGAGCCCCGCCCGGGGAGGCGGGCGCTCCTCTGCGGAGTGAGCTACAAGAAGCAGAAGCACGAGCTCAAGGGCACCGCGCTCGAcgtgaagaagatgaagctgCTCCTCGAGAGCTTCCGCTTCCCGCAGGAATCCGTCCTCGTTCTCATGGAGGAAGGCGGGTTTCTTCCTCCGACGAGGGAGAACATCGAGGAGGGACTCCGGTGGCTGGTGAGGGGGATCCGGCCCGGGGATTCCCTCGTGTTTTTCTTCTCCGGCCACGGGAAGAGGCAGCGGGAGGAGGTGGCCGGGGATGAGATCGACGGATTTGACGAGACGATCTGCCCCGTCGATTTCGAGGAGAAAGGGATGATCGTTGATAACTTCATCAACCGCACCATCGTTAGGCCGCTCGTGCCAGGTGTCACGCTTCACGCCATCATCGAGTCTTGCCACAGTGGAACTATTCTCGACTTACCCCACGTTTGCAACGCCAG GGGAGAATGGGAAGATAATAGTCCACCTTCTGGAGCTTATAAAGGAACAAAAGGAGGAAAGGCCATTTGTTTCAGTGCTTGTGAAGATTATCAACTAGCTGCAGATACCACA CTTTTATCATCAGATAGGGAAATGACTGGTGCCATGACCATCACATTCATAAAGGCAATCAAAGAATcacaagagagaaaagagaagatAAGTTACAAGGGTATCATGGATTCTATGCATAATAGCATCAAGGAAGCCGGTAAATCGGGAGGCATCTTTGCTGGGATACGCCGGAGATTCCACCGGAGAATCTTGCAG GATCCATTGTTGTCATCTACTGAAGAATTCGACACTAGCTCAGAGTTCAATCTGTga